The following nucleotide sequence is from Candidatus Polarisedimenticolaceae bacterium.
CGGTCGCTTCATCGTCGCGACCGGCGCCGCACCGGCGGAGCTGCCCTCGCCGATCCAACGAAGTTGCAGGCGGACGTCGTGCGCGGTCTGGATCCGCTCGTCGGGATCCTTGACCAGGCACATGCGGATCAGATGGTCGAGCGCGGGAGGCGTCGTCGGCATCAGCTCCGCCGCCGGCCGCGGCGCGTCGCGCATGATCGCCGAGATCAAGCTCGCCTGCGTGGCGCCCTCGAACGCGCGCTTGCCGGTCGCCATCTCGTAGAGCACGCAGCCGAACGCCCACAGATCGGCGCGCGCGTCGGACTCGCGCCCCTCGAGCTGCTCCGGCGCCATGTACTGGAACGTGCCGAGGATCGTCCCCTCCGCCGTGAGCGGCGCCGCCACCGTGGGCGAGCTCGTCATCTCGCCTGGGCGCCCGAGGCCGGTCGCGCGCGCCAGGCCGAAGTCCATGAGCTTCGCCCCGGACTTTGTGAGCATCACGTTCCCCGGCTTGAGATCGCGATGCGAGACGCCGGCGCGATGCGCCCGGTCGAGCGCGTCCGCGATCTGGCCGCCGATCCGCAGCACGTCGGCGAGCGGCAGCGCCCCCTTCGCGAGCCGTTGCGCGAGCGTCTCGCCCTCGATCAGCTCCATGACGAGGTAGTCGGTGTCGCCCTGGCGCCCGACGTCGTGGAGAGTGCAGACGTTCGGATGGTTCAGCGAGGAGACGGCCTTGGCCTCGCGCTCGAACCGCGCGCGGATCTCTGGGTTCGACGAGAGGTGCTGCGGCAGCACCTTGATCGCGACCTCGCGGCCGAGCCGCGTGTCCTTCGCGCGATAGACCTCGCCCATCCCTCCCGCGCCGAGCGGTGATGTGATCTCGTAGGGGCCCAGCTGGGTTCCGGACGCGAGCGGCACCCGTGGACTCTAGCGCAACGACACGAACGCCATGTAAACGATCCCGGCGATTCCCGTCGCGCTCGCGAGGAAGAGGCCCCGATTCGCGGCGACGGCGACCGCGCCGGCGGCTCCCGACGCCTTGGCGCGCCGGGCGCGGAGGATGACGATCGGAACGAGGAGAACGACATCGAGCACCAGCGGCACGAGCAAGAACCAGAACGGCTCGAGCCAGCCCCCCGAGAAGAGACCGGCCGTTCCGCCGGCGACCGCGAGGTCCATGCCGCGCATGAAGAAGAGCAGCGCCACGCCGGCGACGGCGAGCGCGCCGCCCGTCTGCGCCGTGTAGGCGTCGTGCTCCGTCCGGTCCGGGCTCACCTGGGCGCCGGTGAGGCGGCTGTGGACGGCGCCGTAACCGACATAGATGACGAAGCCGAAGTTGAGCCACGCGGCGAAGCGGAGCCACGAGGTCGGCGGCAAGAAATAGATCAAGTAGAGACAGGAGATGATGCCGAGCACCGGGAGAACGATCCCGCCGGGAACGCGGAACGGCCTCGGACGATTCGGGTCCTTCCGCCGGAGCACGATCGTGCCGGCGCAGACGAGGATGAACGCGAAGAGCGTTCCGATGTTCGTCAGGTCGACCATCTCGTCGAGGCTCGCGACCGCGGCGAAGACCCCGACGAAGAGTCCGGTGATGATCGTCGAGATGTGGGGCGTCCGGAAGCGCGGGTGCACCTTGTAGAAGGCTGGCGGGAGCAGCCCGTCGCGCGCCATCGAGAAGAAGATGCGGGGCTGGCCGAGCTGGAAGACGAGGAGCACCGCCGTGTGCGCGACGACGGAGCCGAACGCGACGATGCCGACGGCGAAGCCGAGCTTCGGGCTCGCGTGCTGGAGGGCGAGGGTCAGCGGCTCGGCCTGCTGGCTCGCGAGCGTCTTCGTCAGATCGGGGTAAGAGATGAGGCCGGTGAAGACCGCCGCGACGACGACGTAGACGACGGTGCACACGGCGAGCGACGCGATGATCCCGATCGGGAGGCTGCGCTGCGGGTCGCGCGTCTCCTCGGCGACGGTCGAGACGGCGTCGAAGCCGATGTAGGCGAAGAAGACGATCGCCGCACCGGCGCTGATGCCGACGAAGCCGCCCGGCGCGAACGGCGTCCAATTCGCCGGCTTGACCCAGTAGCACCCGACGACGACGAAGAACGCGAGGATGACGAGCTTGATCCCGACCATGATCGCGTTGAAGCGGGCGCTCTCCCGGATCCCCCAGACGAGGACGATCGTTATCGCGGCGACGATGAGGACGGCGGGCAGGTTGAAGACGATCGGGATGCCGAAGAGGTGCGGTGCCGCCTTGAAGACGGTCGAGACGCCCGACGCGTCGATCATGTGGGACGCGGTCCGGTAATCGGTCGAGAGCCAGTCGGGGATGACGATCCCGAAGCCCGCGACGAACGTCTTGAAGTAGTTCGCCCAGCTGATCGCGACCGCGATGTTCCCGACCGCGTACTCGATGATGAGGTCCCAGCCGATGATCCACGCCACGATCTCGCCGAGCGTCGCGTACGCGTACGTGTACGCGGAGCCCGAGATCGGCACCATCGCCGCCAGCTCGGCGTAGCAGAGCGCCGTGAAGCTGCACACGACCGCGGGGATGACGAACGACAGCATGAGCGCGGGCCCGGCGCCGGGCCGGTTCGCGTCGCCCGCCGCCGCGGTGCCGATCGTCGCGAAGATCCCCGCGCCGATGATCGCGCCGATCCCGAGCAAGGTGATCTGGAGCGGGCCGAGCGCGCGGCGGAGCTTGTGCTCGGTGTCTTCCGCGTCGCGCAGGATCGAATCCAGCGATTTGATCCGGAAGAGGCGGCCGCGCGAGCTCACGATTGCGGACTCTACCGCATTCCTCCTGTCAATCGTTCGAGCTCTTGCCGGATCGCGGGGTCGGACGGGCTCAGGCGCGCGCCTTCCTGAAGCTCCGATCGCGCCGCCTCGATCTCCCGCCGCTGGACGAGGAGCCTCGCGAGATTGACACGCGCGTCCGACTGCCTGGGGTCGATCTCGAGACTGCGGCGGAGGTGCGCGATCGCCTCGTCGGTGCGGCCCGTGTTGCCGAGCACCACCGCGATCCCGTCGTGCGCGAGGGCGTGCCCCGGGTCGATGCGCAAAGCCTCGACGAAGCTCGCCTCGGCTTCCGCGAGCTTGCCTTCGCGGGTACGCACGGCGCCGAGCGTGGCGAAGAGGTCCGCGTCGCCCGGCCGCGAACGCACGGCCTGCGTCAGGGCCTCGTCCGCCTCGCCCTGCTTCCCCTCCTGCATGAGCAGGACGCCGAGGTTCGCGTTCGCGACGGCGTGCGCGGGGTCCAGCGTCAGGATGCGGCGATAAACGTCGATCGCCTCGACCCCTCTTCCGGTCCTCGAGAGGCACGCGGCCAGCCGCTCGAGGGCGAAGAGCGCGTCCGGACGAGACTTCAGGGCTTCCCGATACTGCCCGATCGCCTCCGCATCGCGACCGCGCGCCGCGAGCTCATTGGCGAGGCCCATGCGCGCCAGCGCGTTCCCGGCGTCGACCTCCACGGCGTGGCCGAACAGCGTGAGACCGTCGCGCCAGACCGCGGCCTGGCCGTAGGAGACGCACGCGAGCACCGTCAGCACCACGGCCGTGCTCCACGCGAGCGTGACTCTCCGGCGGACGAGGTCCGCGACACCCCAGACCACGACGATGAAAAGGCCCACGAGAGGCACGTAGGTGTAACGATCCGCGCGGCTCTGCTCGCCGACCTGGACGATGCCGATCACCGGGACGAGCGTGACGAGGTACCAGCCGACGCCCGTCACGAGGTACGGGCGACGGAGGCGCCACGCGAGCACGACCGCCGCGACGAGCGCGATGAGCGACACCGCGATCTGCCACTCCGCGATCGGGATCACGTAGGGGTAGTGGATCGACAGCGGATGAGGCCAGAACATCTTCTCGGCATAGACGCCGTACGAGACGATCGCGTTCGCAGCGCGCGCACCGAGCGGGACGACCTGGAGCGATCCGACGATCGACCACTGCGCGGCGAGCGTGACCACGCACGACGCCGCGGACAGCGCGAGCAGCGGAAGCTTCTCGAGCAGGGCTCGCCTCTCGAGCGGCCAGACATCGAGGAGCATGAGCGTCAGCGGGAATGTGACGAGCATCGGCTTCGAGAGGAGGCCGAGGACGAACGCCGCGACGACCACCGCGTAGGCGCCGCCCGAAGGCCGTCTCACCCAGCGGAGGTAAGCGGCGATCCCGAGGAACCAGAACACCGTGCTCAGCACGTCCTTCCGCTCGCTGATCCAGGCGACGGACTCGACGTGAAGCGGGTGGAGCGCGAAGAGCGCCGCGACGGTCGCGCTCCTCGCGGCGGAGCGGGTCATCGCCGCCAGGACATGGAAGAGAAGGAGCGTCGCCAAGACGTGGAGGATGACGTTCGTCGCATGGAACACCGCCGGCGAGCGCCCGCCGATCGTCGCGTCGAGCATCAGCGAGATCCACGTCAAGGGATGCCAGTTGGAGGCCTCGAACGTGCGGAACGCCCACGCGACGTTCCCCGGCGTCAGACCGCCCAGCACATGCGGGTTCTTCGTGACGTAAGTCGGATCGTCGACGCCGGCGAAATCGAAGCCGACCGTTTGCGCGTAGACCGCGACGGTGGCGGCCGTCAGGCCGAAATCGAACCCGAGCGTGGACCGTCGCAGCATCCCCGATGGAACTCTACCGCATCGTTCGGCGCTACGATGGCTCGCCCTAGAAGGAGGAGTCCGATGCTGCGCACGAGCGCCCTCATCTTGCTGCTCGCCCTCTCCCCGGCCCGCGCCGAGGACGTTCACCCGACGGCGATCGACGTCGCCCGCCTACGCGCTGCGAGCGATCCGGCGATCTCCGCCGACGGACGCCTCGCAGCGTACGTCGTCCAGGAGCCGAAGCTCGATCCCGACGCGAAGCCGAAGGACGGCGACACCACCGCGGGATGGTCGAAGAAGGCGCGTGTCTACGTCGTGCCGACTGCCGGTGGGGCGCCGAAGGCGATGACGTGGGAAGCGGACAGCATCTCGGGCCTCACGTTCTCTCCCGACGGACGCTCGCTCGCCTTTCTCCGTAAAGAAGGAGACAAGACGCGCCTGCGCGTGCTCCCGCTCGACGGCGGCGAGGCGCGGATGGTCGATACCGGGAAGCTCGAGCCTGGATCGCTCGCGTTCACGCCCGACGGCAGCCGCATCGCGTTCCTCGCCCAGACGCCCGAGACCGACGACGAGAAGGCCGCGAAGTTCAAGAGCGGCGGCGCCGAGCATTACGGGCACGAGTGGAAGCCGTCACACCTGTGGACGGTCCCTCTCGAGGGCGGCGAAGCGGCGCAGGCGTTCCGCGGCCCGCAGCACGTGGTCGAGTACGCGTTCTCACCGAACGGGAAAAGGCTCGCGCTCGTCCTGGCGCCGTCGTCCGATCCGTACGATGCGTCGAACCTGCTGCGACCGGCGATCGCCGACGTGAGCGGAGACGTCGCACGGTTCCTCGACGACAAGCCGGCGAATCTCCAGGGGATCGCGTGGTCGCCCGACGGGAAGAAGGTCGCGTGGATGAAGGGGGTGGAGACCCTCTCCCTCCTGAACGACCTCGTCGTCGCGGATCCCGACGGGCTCGGACGGACGAACGCCGCCGCGAAGCTCGATCCGACCCTCCAGTCGTTCGCCTGGCGCGGCGACTCTTCGTCGCTCGTGGCGCTCGTCGGCGAGAAGACCCGCTCGCGCCTGGTTCTCTTGGCCGCGGACGGCTCGCGGGTGCGCGATCTCGCGGTCCCGCCCGA
It contains:
- a CDS encoding S9 family peptidase — protein: MLRTSALILLLALSPARAEDVHPTAIDVARLRAASDPAISADGRLAAYVVQEPKLDPDAKPKDGDTTAGWSKKARVYVVPTAGGAPKAMTWEADSISGLTFSPDGRSLAFLRKEGDKTRLRVLPLDGGEARMVDTGKLEPGSLAFTPDGSRIAFLAQTPETDDEKAAKFKSGGAEHYGHEWKPSHLWTVPLEGGEAAQAFRGPQHVVEYAFSPNGKRLALVLAPSSDPYDASNLLRPAIADVSGDVARFLDDKPANLQGIAWSPDGKKVAWMKGVETLSLLNDLVVADPDGLGRTNAAAKLDPTLQSFAWRGDSSSLVALVGEKTRSRLVLLAADGSRVRDLAVPPDRVLNPIVADKTASRLVTLSSTFTEPANPSSYDVEAQKLSVLADVNPEAASWPHGTIEVVTWKSPEGATIEGVLTTSPSVTSGTKPPLIVMPHGGPDSMTTVGFSIWTSYFGARGYSVFRPNYRGSTAYGHDFYAANRGRLGPIEFMDIESGVDALIKSGKADASRLFYGGWSWGGYLTVWTIGHTTRYRAAVAGAAVVDTVFQYVTSDINHGIAAEWEFKGNPWKQLDHFDASSPMRSLGKVATPTLVIHGESDDRVPFANGRMLYRAISDIGGEVEFYAYPREPHGFREKAHIVDFLTRWAEWYKAHDETHGP
- a CDS encoding tetratricopeptide repeat protein; this encodes MLRRSTLGFDFGLTAATVAVYAQTVGFDFAGVDDPTYVTKNPHVLGGLTPGNVAWAFRTFEASNWHPLTWISLMLDATIGGRSPAVFHATNVILHVLATLLLFHVLAAMTRSAARSATVAALFALHPLHVESVAWISERKDVLSTVFWFLGIAAYLRWVRRPSGGAYAVVVAAFVLGLLSKPMLVTFPLTLMLLDVWPLERRALLEKLPLLALSAASCVVTLAAQWSIVGSLQVVPLGARAANAIVSYGVYAEKMFWPHPLSIHYPYVIPIAEWQIAVSLIALVAAVVLAWRLRRPYLVTGVGWYLVTLVPVIGIVQVGEQSRADRYTYVPLVGLFIVVVWGVADLVRRRVTLAWSTAVVLTVLACVSYGQAAVWRDGLTLFGHAVEVDAGNALARMGLANELAARGRDAEAIGQYREALKSRPDALFALERLAACLSRTGRGVEAIDVYRRILTLDPAHAVANANLGVLLMQEGKQGEADEALTQAVRSRPGDADLFATLGAVRTREGKLAEAEASFVEALRIDPGHALAHDGIAVVLGNTGRTDEAIAHLRRSLEIDPRQSDARVNLARLLVQRREIEAARSELQEGARLSPSDPAIRQELERLTGGMR
- a CDS encoding amino acid permease; the protein is MSSRGRLFRIKSLDSILRDAEDTEHKLRRALGPLQITLLGIGAIIGAGIFATIGTAAAGDANRPGAGPALMLSFVIPAVVCSFTALCYAELAAMVPISGSAYTYAYATLGEIVAWIIGWDLIIEYAVGNIAVAISWANYFKTFVAGFGIVIPDWLSTDYRTASHMIDASGVSTVFKAAPHLFGIPIVFNLPAVLIVAAITIVLVWGIRESARFNAIMVGIKLVILAFFVVVGCYWVKPANWTPFAPGGFVGISAGAAIVFFAYIGFDAVSTVAEETRDPQRSLPIGIIASLAVCTVVYVVVAAVFTGLISYPDLTKTLASQQAEPLTLALQHASPKLGFAVGIVAFGSVVAHTAVLLVFQLGQPRIFFSMARDGLLPPAFYKVHPRFRTPHISTIITGLFVGVFAAVASLDEMVDLTNIGTLFAFILVCAGTIVLRRKDPNRPRPFRVPGGIVLPVLGIISCLYLIYFLPPTSWLRFAAWLNFGFVIYVGYGAVHSRLTGAQVSPDRTEHDAYTAQTGGALAVAGVALLFFMRGMDLAVAGGTAGLFSGGWLEPFWFLLVPLVLDVVLLVPIVILRARRAKASGAAGAVAVAANRGLFLASATGIAGIVYMAFVSLR